A single window of Crassostrea angulata isolate pt1a10 chromosome 8, ASM2561291v2, whole genome shotgun sequence DNA harbors:
- the LOC128161741 gene encoding collagen alpha-2(VIII) chain-like translates to MHDVHATSPSQLMDDIIGYRSACRLIGWEPKQDCVAAYNVIAFHVNLKTSLTNLPVGSAVKFENVQLNKGNGYDPKTGVFTAPEDGVYSFAWSILTKTGSTVYIAAVVDDVNHAFTCIDTQQSKWINSSGHLLYELKKGNKVWIKIFQTPTNYLHGGFYTFFSGSKIISI, encoded by the exons ATGCACGACGTTCATGCGACATCTCCATCCCAATTAATGGACGATATTATTGGGTATAGAAGTGCATGCAGGTTGATAGGTTGGGAACCAAAACAAG ACTGTGTTGCTGCTTACAACGTTATTGCTTTTCATGTAAATCTAAAAACTAGCCTTACAAACCTTCCTGTTGGCTCAGCAGTGAAATTCGAAAATGTTCAGTTAAACAAAGGAAACGGTTACGATCCTAAAACAGGAGTCTTCACTGCTCCTGAGGACGGAGTATATTCGTTTGCGTGGTCAATCCTGACGAAAACTGGGAGTACAGTGTACATTGCTGCTGTCGTAGACGATGTTAATCACGCATTTACTTGCATAGACACCCAGCAGAGTAAATGGATCAATAGTTCAGGCCATCTTCTTTACGAACTCAAAAAGGGAAATAAAGTATGGATAAAGATTTTTCAAACCCCAACCAATTATCTCCATGGTGGATTCTACACGTTCTTTTCTGGGAGTAAAATAATTTCTATTTGA
- the LOC128158297 gene encoding uncharacterized protein LOC128158297: MFPLLVIVGILLPVSTFGRVSPVHGYVHMIPGVEQVAPGVAQVARGLVQLAPGASRVATGLAQFAPGVVGNTYANFYRNLLSYYQSHYANRNQQFGYPLMHNQNVGKGALRARQRVANLHNVHYNKFQKKKVDYKYQPTKHSNKYPDGYYKDKYPSNYPEGTYKELDKYPTDDKYSQDTIYQPGYYHDKHPKDYHHDPPHNKYPTEYSGDINAGQKYRETYSNGYLRDKFPKDYKGDKHPTDLYSNDKYPNGKYIGINAHPLHDERPHDYQTEDKYYGGKYKETYPKEYLNDKYPNGKQGEYYPNAKYPNENFYMSIHGYPNIDKYPIDKYPDGHYKASQSDYPRDKYNKKQIRPNFRRNRRGDTDSQFEFELPVSDVTGKNRPMDLAGDFDDVVSHQRYRLLTGGLFSGSISDHSAGIGWGLLDVGPLSPRGRHNHIHPTYTGKGIPEKYPGVQHKKHKFDTYHNKGYKDSISHKYDTYQDYKDNKYRTGEKYDTYPYKDYKYTTDQKYDTYQNAYKYNTEQKYDTYPKKDSKYHMTHIGSVYPDHDTRQYPTGHLDSYKGLYGNMTQKKDYKLKGNTHKKRY; encoded by the exons ATGTTCCCTCTTCTGGTGATTGTGGGCATTCTACTACCG gTTTCTACATTCGGACGAGTATCTCCTGTGCATGGTTATGTTCACATGATTCCTGGAGTCGAACAAGTTGCACCTGGTGTTGCACAAGTTGCGCGAGGACTCGTACAACTAGCACCTGGAGCCTCACGTGTTGCAACTGGACTCGCACAATTTGCCCCGGGAGTTGTAGGAAACACATACGCAAATTTTTATCGCAATCTGTTGAGCTATTATCAATCTCATTATGCCAACCGAAATCAACAATTTGGATACCCACTTATGCACAACCAGAACGTGGGAAAAGGGGCGTTGAGGGCTCGGCAACGTGTTGCTAATCTTCATAATGTCCATTACAACAAATTTCAGAAGAAGAAGGTCGACTATAAATATCAACCAACCAAACATAGCAACAAGTATCCGGACGGGTATTACAAAGACAAATATCCAAGCAATTATCCGGAAGGAACGTACAAAGAGCTTGACAAATATCCGACAGATGATAAATATTCTCAAGATACTATTTATCAACCTGGATACTATCACGACAAACATCCGAAAGATTATCACCATGACCCTCCCCACAACAAGTACCCTACAGAATACTCAGGTGATATAAATGCTGGTCAGAAATACAGAGAAACCTATTCAAATGGATACCTGCGTGACAAATTTCCAAAGGATTATAAAGGCGATAAGCATCCAACTGATCTTTACTCAAATGATAAATATCCAAATGGAAAATACATTGGTATTAACGCTCACCCTCTTCATGATGAAAGACCACATGATTACCAAACAGAAGATAAATACTATGGtggaaaatataaagaaactTACCCTAAAGAATATTTGAATGACAAATATCCAAACGGCAAACAAGGTGAATATTACCCTAATGCGAAGTATCCAAATGAAAACTTCTACATGAGCATTCACGGTTACCCCAATATTGACAAATATCCAATTGATAAATATCCAGATGGACACTATAAAGCATCTCAATCGGACTATCCTCGCGATAAGTATAACAAAAAGCAGATCAGACCTAACTTTCGTCGTAATAGACGAGGCGACACCGACTCACAGTTCGAATTCGAACTTCCTGTTTCTGACGTAACAGGAAAAAATAGACCCATGGATCTCGCCGGAGACTTCGATGACGTTGTTAGTCATCAACGTTACCGTTTACTTACTGGGGGTCTTTTCTCAGGGTCTATTTCTGACCATTCAGCTGGCATTGGTTGGGGTTTATTGGACGTAGGACCATTGAGCCCAAGAGGGAGACACAACCACATCCATCCGACTTATACAGGAAAAGGAATTCCTGAGAAGTATCCTGGTGTTCAGCACAAAAAGCACAAGTTTGATACTTATCATAATAAGGGGTACAAAGACAGCATTAGTCATAAGTATGATACTTACCAAGATTATAAGGATAACAAATACAGAACAGGTGAAAAGTATGATACTTATCCGTACAAAGATTACAAATACACTACAGATCAAAAGTATGACACTTACCAAAATGCTTACAAATACAATACAGAACAAAAGTATGACACTTACCCAAAGAAAGATAGCAAATATCATATGACGCATATTGGTAGTGTATATCCTGATCATGACACCAGACAGTATCCAACAGGTCATTTAGATTCCTATAAAGGCCTATACGGAAATATGACACAAAAGAAGGATTACAAACTGAAAGGGAACACGCATAAGAAGAGATATTAA